gtcatggattgaacgtccccccaaaaatgtatcagtttggttaggccatgtgtggttgtactcattttgtgattttcctgtattatAAATCAAAATCTTTGCCTgtagttaaaaggattagggtgggattgtaacaccacctttaacCAGGTCACCTCCtggatccaaggtaaagggagtttccctggggtgcggcctgcaccaccttttatctctcaagagataaaaggaaaggaaagctagcagagagttggggatctcataccaccaagaaagcagcaccaggagcagaatgcgtCCTTTCGACACAgcgtctgagaagctccttgaccagaggaagactgaggataaaggccttcctccagagccgacagagagaaaaagccttcccctggagctgatgccctgaatttggagttgtagcctaccagactgtgagagaatatatttctctgtgttaaagcccgcttgtggtattgctgttatggcagcactcgatgactaagacagtctttGAGAGTGACTTTATGTAAATGGTGACATGGAGAAGATGGAATAAAATAAGGATCTCTGTCCTTGACAAGCGCACAATCTGATTACGGGATGTATAACTAAGAAATGAAACagatttaaaaagttttaaaaaaaggaaaaagaaacctaCAAGTAAATGAAATGTGTGGTCCTTACTTTCCTAAGAGCGGGGAAGAGCTGCACTAAGTTGCTCCCATTCTCTCAGCTTGGTAATCCAATGCAAAacacttaggggaaaaaaaaaaaaaattttttttttttttttaaggcccacTTGTAATCGGTGGTTCCAAGGGGACCAGGTGAGCATCCTTCTTATAAAGAAAGTTTAACTCGAATCAAAGCACCTTGCTCCCCTTGGAGAACCATGCTTTTAAGAAACTGACCTAGCCAGAGCTGAGTGCTTTTCTCCAGTGTGAGTTCGCTGGTGGTGATTAAAAGTGGAACGCTGACTGAAGGCTTTCCCGCACtcattacattcatagggtttctctcctgtgtgaaCTCTCTGGTGCACAATAAGCTGTGAGCTGTCACTAAAGGCCTTCCCACAGTCGTTGCATTTATAGGGCTTCTCCCCAGTATGGGTTCTCTGATGTACCATAAGGCTAGAGCTATAACTGAAGACCTTGCCACATTCATtgcattcatagggtttctcaccAGTGTGAATTCTCTGGTGTATAATGAGGTGTGAGTTTTGATTGAAGGATTTTCCACACTCTTTGCATTTGTAGGGCTTCTCACCTGTGTGAAGTCTCTGATGCCGAATAAGACATTTACTTAGACTGAATGCCTTCCCACACTCACTACATTCAAAAGGTTTTTCTCCAGTATGCATTCGTTCATGGTCAATCAGTTGAGAGTTCTgattaaaggctttcccacactcaCTACATTTGTACGGTTTTTCCCCAGTGTGGAGGCTCTGATGTCGAATAAGACATTTACTCCGACTGAAGGCCTTGCCACACTCATTACACTCATAAGGCTTCTCCCCAGTATGGATTCTCTGATGGTCAGTAAGATTCCTATTGGAACAGAAAGCTTTCCCACACTCATTACACTTGTAAGGTTTCTCCCCTGTGTGAAGTACCTGATGTCGGGTAAGGCTTTTACTCCGAATGAAGGCTTCCCCACACTTGTTGCATTCATATGGTTTCTCCCCAGTATGAGTTCTCTGGTGGTCAATGAGTTGGGAACTTTGAGTGAAGGCTTTTgcacattcattacatttataTGGTTTCTCCCCATCATGGAGTCTCTGGTGTTGAATGAGATGGGAGCTGTGCCGGTAGGTTTTCCCACACTCGTTGCATTCGTAGGGCTTCTCCCCCGTGTGGATTCTGAGATGAACGATGAGCTGAGAGGTTTGCCTAAAGGTCTTGCCACATTCATTACactcatagggtttctctccagtgtggatTCTCTGATGGCCAATGAGGTGTGAGCTCCGATTGAAAGCTTTGCCACACTCATCACACTGATAGAATTTCTGTCCCTTCAGAACTCCTTGATGTTCAGCAGGACTGGAGGACAGGTTAAAATATTCACCGAGTTCCTTATATTTCTCACATTtgtcttttatgtttttttttttatcctcatcTGTTATTTCCAAGAAATTACTTTCTAGTCTGCTCCCTTCTTCATCTGAGGGCTGCTGTTCTAGATTCTTTAAGATATCTTCACAGGCATCTCCAGCCTCTGGTGCCCCAAGAGCCATACCATGAAGTCCTCCTGATGTCCTCTCAGATGACCCAGGTCCCTTAGAAAGCTCTGGCTTTGGAGTCAACTCTGAACTCTCCATTCTGTTCTCACTTGCtgtgaaaagaaagaagaaaacaacttTTACTCATTCCTTGTCCTGTTGAAGAAACAAAACGAAGAGATCTACACACATGAAGGTAACTTCACTCTATGGGTAAAGAATGAGGTGACACATTGagaacagaagaggaaatgggcAGAAAAAACAAAGAGACAAGATGGTCAGTGGAGGAGGGTGGAAGAAGAGACAGCAGAAACAGACAGATGTTGAGCCAGCACAGCCAAGTTAGAAGGACGATTGGCAAGGTAAGAAAGCAGACTGTAAAGCACAGTGTGATCTTACAGAAGTCACTTAATGTTACATCTCCTCAGTACAGTGATGAACTCTAAGGTCTTTTCCAAACATGGCATTGTGTGGTCCCACAGTTCTCAGAAAAAGATGTTTAGGAAAGAAAGGGGTGACAAACACCTCAAGTCAGATATGTGAAACAATGACAGCAAAGATGGGAATTGGTGGGAGAATTATATCATGACGGTATGATTAGGAAAAAGTGTACAAAAAGGAGTGATTCTGATGTAACAGGGCAGTGACAAGATTTGGAGAAGCTATAGGTTCAAGAAATAAGAAACGGCAAAAGCTGGGGAACAGTGATGAAGAGAGCAGAGGTCTAAAAGTAGAGATTCCTTTGGCCTCCAGAGCACTGGACTGATAGGAGTCAATAGTGTATGTGctctaagaaaaattaaaaaaggtacCGATGACTTAAAACAGAACCAAAATGCATCTTTGTGATCTTGATTCTCCACAACGATAAGGAAACTGAATAGCTGAACATTTGGTTTTGAATTCTGGAGACCAAATACAAAAGCTGGGAGAAGATAGAGTAATCTAGTCATTTATAGTTAAACATGAAAATGTTGGTTCCCTTCAATCATGTCTTAACCAGGGCCACAAGCCATCATGCCGTGGTATCTGAGAAGTTGGAGATATCTGGGTCCCAAACTCCTAAGCACATCCTCTCCAGAGTTGGCTACTGTAGTAGACTTGCCAATCATAGGGCCTGCCCTGATGACAGCCCCTCCAGGAACCTGCCCTGTCCCAGCCTTTGCTGAAGGGGAAGCTTAGGCAACCATTCTTTGTTCCAAGTGACTGCTCATCCCATGATGGACCACAGGTGACTGAACCAGGGCAAAGCACCAGACCCAAATGTAGCTCATTGTAGGCTAGTCAAAAGCCTCTGCTGTGGTCTGGGGCCAAAGCTCTGCCCAGACAGAGATGACATTTAATGACTGAGCCAATTGGAGTCCTTCTCTAAGAAAAGTCTGAACTGGAAGTAGGGATAAAAATAAGACAATTAAGACCCGGAGCTGAAGCTGAAATGATGCATGGAGAGAAGCAAGCCATTAGAAGCCACAGAGCAGAAATTCTGAGGATACATAAGCTATAATTGAGATAGAGCTATGAGGAGGACAACATATTCAGAGTGAAGAAACTGGGTAGCAatgagaagagagacagaaaacatATGCAGGGAGTAGCTGAGTTACATTCACAGTAAAACACTGGCATAAAGGTTCATTTGCTTTTGCTGCTGAGGCAAGGCCCAGTCTCCACGAGACCCCATTCCCAGTGTGGGCCAGCTGACCAGTTTGTTCTGGGTTCCCATTCCTTGAAGCCTTATTAACACCTAGCTTGTTACTTACAGTAACTTGGGTGGGTCTATTCCCTACAACTAAGAAGCCCGGCTAAACCACCCTATGTCAATCAATAATAATGAAGCAAAGAGAATACAGATAACCATAAAGCTGGGTGACAGATACAGAGAGGTTCATTatactattttctctgtatttttcaaaacaagaaattagaaggaaaaaaaaaaaagaatataacgaCGAAAGCAGACTCTAAGTTACTAGGGAACAGAATCATTACCCAATGAGGCCATGCTGCGATAATTTTCCAGCATCATGTTCCGGTACAGGGCTCTCTGACTGAGTGCCGGACCTTTCCACTTCTTCTGAGTATAGTCCACAGATAGGTCCTCATATGCTGCAGACTCCTGGAATGACAAACTTCCATTGCTCGGGAACATTCCTACTGTGAAAGGCATGGTCGTCGGGGCAGAAAGGGCAAAGAGGGAGAGAAGCTGGGAGACAACTAAAAGGACAAGTTCAGGGCAAGACAGAGTCCATCAGCTCAGCAGAAGAGACTCAGCATGGGAAGTAATTAGGCGGGGAAGCCAAAGTGGAAGTCTTAGAATGGGACAAAGCCCTGGATAGCAGATGCAGCCATTCCTGGGTCACAGAGATGGGAACTCAGGAAGGACAGAAAAAACCAAGCTCACCTGGGGTCTGACCATCCGAAGCACAGATGTCACTGCTTGGTCTCCTGAGTTCCCCACCAGGGCAGGAACTGGGGAAGCAAGTGGAGCTGAGGGAGGAAGAAAGCTATGAGTGGGGCAAACCCAGCCCTTGGCTCCATAAGGTCTATATCCCCAGAGTGTGGATTAAAGAGAGCCTAGACAGCTTCCCACACTCTAATTCTTATCCTTGCATAAAGGCATTAACCTAAGCATACTGTGAATTTTCCCTGGAGGGCCAGGTAAAATCAAGAATTGTCTGCTCCTCCCAGGCCTCGCTCTCTTCAACTTCTCTGAAGGAAGCTATGCTTCTGACCACATTCTCACTCCCATGGCTTCCCCAGCACAAGCAAGCCTGACTTCCCCCTCATATCTCTAGCCCCttatccccatgtctctcttcccaTTCCTGCCCTCTCATTATGGAGACTCCTTAAAGCTCAGGCCTCAGTACTTCTCGTTTCTCCCTGTCAGAGTATCACAACTTCCACTGTTTAAGGCTGCTGTTACAGGTAGCACCTCTCCCCAGGCCCTTATCACACACTTCCATTTCCTACTGGACATTTCACTTGGGTGTCCCACAACACCTTAAACTCAATGTCTAAAATGCACGTTCTTACATCTTCTTTTCCTGACTTCACAAGTTGTCAATGTTTCCAGACATTACCTAGAACCCTCTAAtacctcctctcccttcctcaaCCCCATGTCCCATGGATCCTTCCTTCACAATATCTTTCACATCTCTCCCTTTCCATTCTGCTTGCCCAGTTCAGGCAGTAATCACCTCATATCTATTCTATTGCACTAACCTCCTACCCAACCCCCCTGCCACTAGTCTCCCCATTCAATCCACAGTGCTCACCTATGCCAGAATAGTCCTCCTGAGAAGTACCATTTCTAACACATCATCCCCTGCCCCCAAAATCTTCCTGGCATCAACCCCAAGGCCCTGAACAAGCAGGCCCTGGGCTCCCAAATCCACAGCCCTCCCTGACCCTACCTCAATGAGTAAGAGTCTTTGCTCATGtcctctctgggtctttgttcATATCCTCTGCTCCTGGAATGCCCATCACTTTCCTCTCCCCTTCGAAATCCTCCCCTACTCTTCACTGTCCATCCTACTGCTACTCTTCCATGAAGCATTCCCTACCTGCTCCAGCCTACAATGATCATGCTCACCTTTTATAACGCCCACATTGCTCATCTGTGACTGGATCATTTGATCATAACTACCTAGAGACAGATGTCACTCATAAGTACCTTATGAGGTTGCCTCTTCTTACACAAAGACTAATTCCCTCTGCCAAGTAGATAAAAGCTCTTTGAAAGCAGTGGCAGTGTACCATATCCCTCTGGTCCCCAGATGTGCCTTTCCTATGACATGTGCTACATACACGAATGACTGGCAGATAAGGAACAGACAAGGTGACCAGAGAAGGAGGACAGATGGCAGGACAGCGAGGGATTCAAATGGGGCGGGAGGTGGGGAGATTGAGGGAAAGGAGACTtcagagagagaagggaaggaggTGTGACTTGAGGCCAGAGCCAGAAAGATGAGTACCAAAGTGCCCGTTGGGGAGATGCTGTGCCACGGGGTCATGGGGAGGCTCTAGGTGTGTTTCAGGGACTGAGCCCCTGCTGAGGGGTGAGGTAGGAGGTGATTCCTCTGTTGCACCCAGAGCTGTTGTCTCCTCCAAATGCATTTCCTGTTCCTCTGCAGGGGCTGAAACCTAGAGACAAGGAAATACAATGAGGTTCAAGAGAACATCCTTGCCTAACACTGGTATTCAATTAATATTTGCTAACTGACTTCCTCTCGGTATTTTGCTAAGAAGTGTTTAGGGTTATCCACAAACCCAATTTTCAGTACGTACTACTTCTCCTCAGTAGCATATAAAAAGTCCAATAAGATCAGATAGGACCAATCTTTACACAAAACACagtgctgtcatgttgattccgactcacagcgaccctataggaccaatcTTTAGAGACCTCAAAAATACCTGAGTACAGACCTTTTATCTTAAGCCCTTGCTTGTTGTCACCAAACTAGCTCCTCATAATTTCATGTT
The window above is part of the Loxodonta africana isolate mLoxAfr1 chromosome 22, mLoxAfr1.hap2, whole genome shotgun sequence genome. Proteins encoded here:
- the ZNF660 gene encoding zinc finger protein 660 isoform X2 codes for the protein MAMEGRGTLGLTPRGPVFQKQEGRLAVKQEPGNQTWGRSCSLQKNHPPVCEIFRLHFRQLCYHEMSGPQEALSRLRELCRWWLMPEVHTKEQILELLVLEQFLSILPGELQTWVQLHHPGSGDEAVAVVEDFQRHLSGPGEVSAPAEEQEMHLEETTALGATEESPPTSPLSRGSVPETHLEPPHDPVAQHLPNGHFAPLASPVPALVGNSGDQAVTSVLRMVRPQESAAYEDLSVDYTQKKWKGPALSQRALYRNMMLENYRSMASLASENRMESSELTPKPELSKGPGSSERTSGGLHGMALGAPEAGDACEDILKNLEQQPSDEEGSRLESNFLEITDEDKKKNIKDKCEKYKELGEYFNLSSSPAEHQGVLKGQKFYQCDECGKAFNRSSHLIGHQRIHTGEKPYECNECGKTFRQTSQLIVHLRIHTGEKPYECNECGKTYRHSSHLIQHQRLHDGEKPYKCNECAKAFTQSSQLIDHQRTHTGEKPYECNKCGEAFIRSKSLTRHQVLHTGEKPYKCNECGKAFCSNRNLTDHQRIHTGEKPYECNECGKAFSRSKCLIRHQSLHTGEKPYKCSECGKAFNQNSQLIDHERMHTGEKPFECSECGKAFSLSKCLIRHQRLHTGEKPYKCKECGKSFNQNSHLIIHQRIHTGEKPYECNECGKVFSYSSSLMVHQRTHTGEKPYKCNDCGKAFSDSSQLIVHQRVHTGEKPYECNECGKAFSQRSTFNHHQRTHTEKKHYVCSECGKAFSQSANLTVHERIHTGEKPYKCKECGKAFSHSSNLVVHRRIHTGLKPYTCSECGKSFSGKSHLIRHQGIHSGEKTYECKECGKAFSRSSGLISHHRVHTGEKPYTCIECGKAFSRSSNLTQHQRMHKGKKVYKCKECGKTCGSNMKIMDHQRIHTGEKPYECDECGKAFILRKTLNEHQRLHRREKPYKCNECGKAFTSNRNLIDHQRVHTGEKPYKCNECGKTFRQTSQVILHLRTHTKEKPYKCSECGKAYRYSSQLIQHQRKHNEEKEAS